Part of the Candidatus Methylomirabilis tolerans genome is shown below.
CCCTCATCTATCGACTCTCTCGAATATGGTTAGACTGTCGTCTCGCACTCGACATTACTCCGAGAATGGTCATGGTCCCCCGTGGCCCCTGGACGCAACAGATGAATGGACTCGATTTCTAGGCTGGAGGCGGCTGTTCAGCTATCCGTTAGGTTCTAGCGAGCTTTAGCGCCACCCATAGCCGCATAGTGTACTAAAACGCAACATCTAACGTCAACTATAAAAAACCTACGCCGAGTGGAAGGATATCCAATACTCGGTCGAACGAAATACGCGACAATAGGCTGGGAGGCAGGTAGGCTGAATACCGAACGCAGTAGACGGAATCACCAGCAGAAGCTATTCAGGAGAGGATCGACGCGTTAACCCTTCCCTTCGCCGGATCGCTTGTCCTCGCCCTTCTCCTTCTTCGGTGTCACATCGATGGCATCCTTTCCCGTCAACGAATCTTTGAAGCCTCGAATGGCTTTACCCAGGCCGCTGCCGAGTTCCGGTAGTCGGCTGGCGCCGAAAAGGAGCATCACGATGATGAGAATGATCAATAATTCTTGAACCCCCAATCCAAACATATACCTTCCTCCCTGCGAGATCCCTCACGCGTAAGGGACCCGCTCATCTCCGAGCCTGCGAGTCAACTTCGCACTGTCGAAATGCTCCAGAAAAGGGATAGCGAACTTCCGACTCACCCCCAGAAGCTCCTTGAACTGCTGGACCGAGATGGCGGCATGGAGCGTGAAGTGGTCGAGGAGCATCTCCTTCGCATGGCTATAATGGTCGCGGTGAAGATAGAGGTTGTCTTTGATCTTGACCACTGTCCCCTCATCGGCAAGGCGATGAAAGATCGTGATCCCGGTCTTGCTGTCCGCTCCGGCCTGAACAAGCGCCGGCTCCAAGTCCGGCGGCTGAAAGCCCGCCTTCTGGTAAATTGCGGCTAATCGTTCTTTGACGGCCTGCTCCGTTGCTGAGAGGGTGGGCCGGTGCAGAAAATTCCGCACCTTCTCCCGGTCGATGGCGATTCGCTGCGTCTGCGCAAGGTCCTGGAGCAGGCGAGCGAACAGGACCGGTCCAACCTGATGGAGCTTGGACCGCAACTCTTCCTTCGGCAGCCCATCCTTGAGGGGCTCTTGCTTATGGAAATCCTCCAGGCGGGACAGGACCTCCGCCGCCAGACGATCATAGCATTGCCGGTGAACGTACCCGGGATCGCCTTTCGTGCCCAGCGCCATAGCCACACCGTCCTCTATGAGACGCGTGATTTCTCGTCGTAGCGTGGTCTCATCCAGGCTGGCCGAAACCCTGAGCGCGTCCAGCGTGATCGGCACCGGCCCGGCTTGCAGCAGCAGGCGCTCGATCTGCTGACCCGATGTGCCGGTCTGCAGGACCTTGAGGTGCTCGAGCAACGGTGCCTTGACCCGTCGTTTTACGGGAGGGTTTGGGTCGAGAATGCTCCCGCCCCCGACCGTCATGGCAGGTGAGTAACTTCGGATCACGTATCGGTCGCCGGCCAGGGCGCCGGCCATTGCCTCCAGTCGCAAGTGGACAAAGGTCTCTTCGCCAGGTTTCAACTCCTCACGATCGAGCAGCACGACGCGGGCCAGGATCTCGCTCGTTCCCAAGTGGAACCGAACCCTCGCCCGATTTCGCAAGGCACGGGGGGCGTCCTTCAACAGGGCTAACGATGCGTCGAAGGCCATAGTGGGTTTTAAAGCGCCAGGAAAAGCCAGAAAATCGCCTCGATTAAGTTGATCTACCTCGAGACCGGGCAGGTTGACGGCAATTCGCTGCCCGGCCCAGGCCTGTTCCACCGTGTGGCCATGGACCTGCAACCGGCGGACCCTCGAACGCAGTTCTAAAGGCAGGACAACTACCTCATCTCCGGCCCGCACAGTCCCGGACCACAGGGTCCCGGTCACCACCGTGCCGAACCCTTTGATAGTAAAGACCCGATCGATCGGGAGACGGAAGATTCCGTCATGGCGCTTCGGCTCGATCGTCTCGGCCGCCTCGCGCAGCACCGCTTGCAACTGCGGGAGTCCTTGCCCGGTGACCGCGGACACGGCAACGACGGGGGCACCCTCAAGAAAGGTCCCGGCCAGGAACCCTTTTAGGTCGGCCTGCACCATCTCCAGCCAATCGGGCTCGACGAGATCGACCTTCGTCAGCGCCACTACGCCCCTTTTCACTTGAAGCAGCTCACAGATATGAAGGTGCTCCCGCGTCTGCGGCATCACCCCCTCGTCGGCGCCGATAACCAGCACCACCAGATCGATCCCTCCGACGCCCGCGAGCATCGTCTTGACGAACCGCTCATGCCCCGGGACGTCTACAATCCCGAGTTGGAGATCGTCGGATAGGGCCAGGTTGGCAAAACCCAACTCAATGGAGATCCCCCGCTCCTTCTCCTCCTTCAACCGGTCGGTGTCGATGCCGGTCAGGGCCTTGACGAGCGAGGTCTTGCCATGGTCGATGTGGCCAGCAGTCCCGATGATGATATGCTTCATCGTCACACCGTCATCGTAGCATACGGGGCTTCGCGCCAGCAAGGTTGAACTCCCGCAGGCGATTCGTTACGTCGAGACGTTGGAGCTTTACGAAATCCACATGCCCGGTATTGTAGGAAATGCTGGAAGAATTACCGGTTCATAATGGAGGGTGGAAGTGCTATATCACCAATGCAATTAAGGAACCTGAAATAGTTGCAACCCGGAATGAGCGAAAACGCGACGCCCGATATTGGCAACAACAAACGGAGAGATGGCTGCCTGTACTTCAACAACAGATAGACGATGGAACCCCCAGAGTCTTTGTTGCTCTCGGCGGGCAAGCGCACAACATCCTAATGCATATGGAACGTTTGGGTTTGAAGTGCCCACTGGTGATCAAGGTCAACCACTATTCGTATGTCATGTTTCGGCCGGAAGCAAGAACAAGGCGAGGGTCTCGCCATCCGGACCGGATTGCGGAGTTCAAATCCAGCATCTGTGCAGTCGCCAAAGCATATGATGCCTAACACTCGCATCGCGCCGGACGGCTTCCTGCTACGCTGTCCTCCGCAGTCCACCGCTGAACAAGCACTTGGAGCAGGCGGTCGGCTGCACAGAACCGCAGCGCCACCGAGCGAGGCGTAGATTATACTCCCATAGTTCACACGTCCTTCGCTGCGCCGTTCACTCGGCACACCCTTTCCCCCACAATAGGCGTCCTACCAGTTATCCGAAGGCTCTTGCGCCACAGCTAAACCTTTGAGATGATTTACTCAGAAAATCAGCCACGACTGGAACCCCTCAACCCCCCCCTTTGGCAAGGGGGGGTTGAGGGGAGTTTCTTGATACATGGGTGGCCTCAGGGCCATGACCATTTTAAGGGTATCCTACTTCGGCCCGCGAAGGTTGCCCCATACCAGCGGAGGTCTTGCTATGGGTTCGAAACTGAAGACATTAACGGCCGAACAACGCCGCCAAGCGCAGCAAGTTACGCTCGGCTCTCCAAGGATGCGGTACAGTATCTTGCCCCGCCTCCTCTTCATGACGATGGACCTCGTGTATGGTCGCAAAAAGACGTTCAGCAAATTTAAGGTCCTGGAACTCATCGCCCGCGTCCCCTATCAGTCCTGGGAGAATGTCGCTTACATTGCCATCACCCACATGTATGCCGATCGTGAGTTTGCCCGCCGGGTTTTCGACCGGGTCAAGGAGGCCCGCGAGGCTCAAGATAACGAGATGTGGCACTTACTCATCCTGGAGGAACTCACCCACGCCCGCGGAATCAAGGAAAATGTTCTCCTGTATCGCATCCTGCCCCAGGTGATCGCCTTCACCTACTACCAGATCTGCTGGCTCCTCTACGTCATCAAGCCGTCGTGGAGTTATCTGGTGAACGCCCAATTTGAGGACCATGCCGAGCACGAATATATGGAATTCGTAGCAGAAAACCCTCAGTTCGAGTCGGAGCCTTTCAAGAGCCTCTTTGAGGAGGACTACGCCTCCTTTGAAAGCGTGGCGGACATATTTCGTCAAATCGGGCATGACGAGCGGATGCACAAGGAAGAGAGCTTGGAATGGCTTGCGGCGGCCCGATTCCAGTGAACAGTGAGTGGAGACTTAGGAGGGTTGCCAGTGCAAGCTGCGCTGCCATCCCCCGGGATGGGCTATCAAAAAAGGTTGACAGTTCGGAAAGGAGTGCTGTAGCGAAGTGCCGTCAACGGTGTTACAATAAACGAAAGGTCATCGATCGATCAGCCGTCCCATGGCTCACCGACATCGCAAAGCGCGAGGCCGAAGCATGACAATGAAAGACGCCGCCAGACGCGCAGTGCTTGGAATCCTAATCTTGGCGCTGGCGCCGCCGTCCTGCGCTCTGGGGCAACTCCCCCAGCCGTCCTCGCCGCCGCCTGCGGACGCCCCTGCAGCATCGACCTTCCAACAGGAAGAGTTGGAGCAACTCCTGGCGCCGATTGCCCTGTATCCCGATGCGCTCTTGGCGCAGATCCTGATGGCTGCCACCTATCCGCTGGAGGTGGTGCGAGCCGCCCGCTGGGTCCAGGCGAATCCGAACGTCGAAGGCCCGCAGCTAGAAGCGGCGATGCAACAGCAGCCCTGGGATCCGAGCGTGAAGTCGCTGACGGCATTTCCCCAGGTACTCGTCATGATGGATACGAACCTGGACTGGGCTCAGAAGTTGGGAGACGCCTTCCTCGCCCAGCAGCCGGACGTGATGGCCACCATCCAGACGCTGCGGTCGAAGGCACAAGCTGCAGGCTACCTCCAGAGCACCCCCCAGCAAACCGTCGTCGCCGAGCCGCAGGCCATCAGGATCGAACCGGCGGCCCCGCAGATCGTCTACGTGCCCATCTATGACCCGACTGTGGTCTACGGGCCGTGGTGGGCTCCAGCTTACCCGCCATATTATTGGTATCCACCGGGGTACGTGGTCGGGACGAGCGGGATTTCGTTCGGCATCGGCCTGACCGTGGGAGCCCTCCTTTGGGGCGGCTTCGACTGGCACCATCACAGCGTCACGATCGTCAATGTGCACCACTACAACACCTTCAGCCGGACCACCTTCAGAAACTCCACCTGGCACCACGACGTGGTCCACCGCCGGGGTGTGCCCTACCATGATCCAGGCGTGCGAGAGCGCTTCGGCCAGGGCCCGCTGCCAGGCGCAGGAGCCCGCGAGCCGTTCCGCGGCCGCGCGCAAGAGGTGCCGCGGCAACCGGGCTCCCGTGGTGCCAGTCTCCCCCCTGGCGGCGGATCAGCCGCTCGCGTTGGCAAGGGTCCGCAGAGCGCTCCCGCCGCACCGCAGGCCCCCCGGGCGCCCCGTCCACCGGCTGCGCTTGAGGGACTGGGGCGTGGCGGTGAGACCCGCAGCTTCAGCGACCGCGGGCGTACGAGTCGGATGGGTACGGGCGCCGCCAGGCCGGCCCCGAGTGTCCCGAGGGCTCCGGCCGGGGGGAGCCGCATCGGTGGCGGCGGAGGGCGCAAGTGAGGGGCGTCGCGAACGGTCGAGGCTGGAGCCGATTCCCTTCCCGCGCGAGTGAACAATGCCACAAACGGCAGTTCTGAAGGAGGTAAGCATGTCGTCGTCCTTTCGGCAGGCGCGTCCCACCCTGATCCGACGGCTCACCATAGCCGTGGTGGTGGCACTGCTCATCGGCGCCGCCCGATCACAGGACGCGCTTGCCGCCGCGCCGCGCCAGAGGACCTTCGCCTCGCCAGGGGAAGCGGTGCAGTCCCTCGTCAAAGCCGTGAAGACCGGAAACCTGAAGGCCCTCGCTGCCATCCTGGGCCCTGAGGGCCGGCCACTTCTCGCGTCCGGGGATGCGGTGGCCGACGCACAGGATCGGGAGCACTTCATTCGCGCTTACGAGCAGTCGCACAAACTGGAACACCCCACCAAAACAAAAGCGGTGGTGGTCATCGGGCAAGACGAGTGGCCCCTGCCGATCCCGGTGGTGAAAGAGGGGGACACGTGGCACTTCGATACCGCCGTGGGAAAAGAGGAGATCCTCAACCGTCTGATCGGTCGAAACGAGTTGAACACCATGCAAGTCTGCCTGGCCTACGTCGATGCCCAGCGCGAGTACGCGCGGGTGGCCCGCGAGGGCAACGGGCTACTCACGTACGCGATGAAGTTCCAGAGCGACGAGGGCAAGCACAACGGGCTCTACTGGCCGACTAAGGAAGGTGAAGGACTGAGTCCGTTGGGCGTGCTCGTCGCAAATGCCAGGGCGGAAGGCTACTCCCGCAAGGCATGGGAGAGTAAGCCGTCCCCCTACCATGGCTACGTCTACCGGATCCTGACGGCTCAGGGTCCGGACGCGCCGGACGGCGCCTACGACTATGTCGTGAACGACAAAATGATCGGTGGGTTCGCGCTTGTCGCATACCCGGCGCAGTACGGGGTCTCGGGTATCATGACCTTCCTCGTAAACCACCAGGGCGTCATCTACGAGAAGGACCTTGGCCCGGACACGGAACACCTCGCTCGTGCCATGCGGACGTACAACCCGGATCAGACCTGGAAGCAAGCGGGAGCATCGCCGCCACCTACCCGCTAGCTGACACCGCCACGGTCTCACAAAGGATTTTCGGCGCGACCCTGCGGAATGGGCAGGAGGGTGGACGCACAACACGCACCCTCCTCGATTCTCTTTGTCCAGGCCTCTCCATAGAGTAAATTGCACCCACAAAATCCACACTTCCAATCGGGACCATACGAGCGCGCACCATATAAGATTGCACCACATGAAAGCGTACCTTAACGCTAACTGGGATCGGTGATAGAAGAGGTGCATCCTGAAAGGCACTCGACAACATTCGAGCATCGAGCCAAAGAGGAGGTCGGCCATGAAAAGGAGCTGGAACCTGTTGCTGCCCATGATCCTTTTGACATTGCTTGCGCTCGCCGGATGCCAGACGGCCCCAGTCGGCCCAGATGAGAAGCTGACAGTCGGGCAGGTGCAGAAGGAGATCCGGGTCGGCATGAGCGGCGCCGAGGTCGCACAGGTGCTGGGCTCGCCCAATGTGGTCACGACTGACGAATTGCGGCGTGAGGTCTGGATCTACGACAAGATTGCCACCACAAGCGCCAATTCCGGATATGTCGGAGGACTGCTGACCCTCGTGTTCGTGATCCCGTACGGGTACTCGAGCTCAACAACTCAGCAGACGCTGACAGTCATCGTCAAGTTCGACGAACACAAAAAGGTTCGTGACTTCGCCTACCATGCATCTCGCTTCTAGCGGGAAGCTACGAACATGGCGCTCAAAGTCAAGGCGCTATCGTTGGTCCTCGCCGGTATCTTGGCTGGATGCGCCTCCATTCCTCAGGACATACTCCAGCTTTCGCCGGAGAGTCTTGAGGAGCGTCAACTCCAGACTCGGCGATTTGAAACTGAGGATGAGGCGAAGCTGCTGTCCGCATCCGCCACCCTCCTCCAGGACCTTGGGTTTACCATAACTAAAAGCGTAACCAGCCTGGGCGTGATCACAGCCTCGAAGGACCGGAGCGCCGTCGAAGCGGGTCAGGTGGCTCTGGCCGTCCTGCTCAGCATCCTGGCTCAGCAGAATGTGCCCTACGATGAAACGCAGAAGATGCGGGTATCGGTGGTGACCCAGCCATTGGGGGACGGCAAGAGTACGGCCGTTCGGGTGACCTTTCAACGCATCGTCTGGAATACCCATAAGCAGATTAGCAGGCGAGAGCAGTTGAGCGACCCCGAGATCTACCAGGAGTTTTTCTCCAAACTCTCCAAGGCTGTCTTTCTGGAGGCGCATCAACTATGAGAAGTTTGACGTGCTCTAAAGCGTTGCTGGGTCTTTTCTTCGTCCTCATCCTGGGGACGGGGTGTGCCACCACGCAGGCGAGGCTTCTGGATAGCGATGAAAGCCAGGTGAGACTGCGAAGTATCCAGAGCCGTGCGTTCGATACAACAGACAAGGCGCAGACCCTCCGCACCACCATCTCCCTCCTGCAGGACCTCGGCTTCATCATAGACCAGGCTGATCTGGCGCTGGGAACGGTGACAGGGACAAAGCTTGCCGGATACCAGGTGAGGATGACGGTGAGTGTCCGGCCTCGGGGCGAGACCCAGCTTATTGTCCGGGCCAATGCCCAATATGATCTCGAGCCAGTGACGGACCCCGAGCCCTACCGAACGTTCTTTACGGCGTTGGAGAAGGCGATGTTCCTAACGGGCCATCAGGTGGATTAACAAGGCGGACACCGCTCCCATCGCCGAGCTCCCACTCCCCGTGCCGGGTAGCCTCCCGTACGGCATTACCGCCGGCTCCGACGGCGCCTTCTCTCATTCACCAAGTTGAACAGCGGGATCATCGAGCGGATAGTGCCACACCTGATGCTCAGGGTGAACGGAGGTTTGCAGGGCAGGCTCTCTTGTGGGCATGTATCAGCGATACTGGCAAGCCGGCTGGGTGCTGTCACAAATCGCTGGATATCTGATCGTATACAAGCTGAAACTATGAGAACTCGGAACAGCGGTGGTTATGGAACGCGAACCTCAATGGTCGCCGAGGGGACGCTCTCGTTGTGTCTCGAAGAGGCGTCAACGGCCGTCACCGTGTAGATGTATCGACCGCCTGATCGAACCGATCGGTCGGTCAGGATTGGCGACTTCAGCGGGGTTTCCGTCAGTCGTTGGGAAAGACGTTGCGCGGCGTCGCTTCGATAGACCAGATAGCCGAGCAGATCCGATTCCCGGTTAAGCTCCCAGCTCAGCGAGACTACCGCGCCAGGCCCAGTCACCGCCCGGACACCTTGTGGAGGGGCTGGAGGCGTGAGATCGACCGGAGCGGCACTCACCTCGCTGGATGGTAACCCCTCCTGCCAGGGCGGCTCTTGGCTCTCCACCGCCGTCACACGGTAGTAATACGTTTGATCGTTGACCAGATTCGCATCCTGGAACTGCGTGCCTTGAACCGGATCACGATTGATCGGAGATGGATCGTATCGGCCTGGGTCGACGCCCCGGTAAACGTTATACCTTGGGATCACGGCCAGTGGGCTTGCATCGACTCGACGGATCGGGGCAACCCAGGAGAGCCGAATCGCTCGCTCGCCGGCCTCTGCGTGCAGACTCGAAGGGGCCTCAATCTCGACCGTAACAAGAGCTGTCGCCTCCGCTGATGGTGGCCCAGCGACCCCTCGACGACTCACCGCCTCGATAAAATAGGTATACCTCCCTCCCACAACTACATGGCTATCGGTAAAGGCATACCGATTGCCGGTAACGACGGCGTTCTCCGGCTTCTCAGCCTTCACGGTGGCAATGACCGACGGGGCAGAGGACTGAGGAGCCGTTTGCTGTCTGGAGATTCGAAAGGTGGTCAGGTATTTCAGTACGGTACCGTCAATATTGGTTGTCGGTCTGGTCCACACAAGGACCACCGCACGGCTCCGCACAAGAGACGTGAGATCGGTCGGCGGCGATGGCTCCACCATGATCGGAGCTACCGGCGGACCACTCCGACCGCACCCGGTGAGCATAAAAAGTCCAAGAGACGCTGCAACAACGATCTGTCGAGTTCGCATCTTATCGACTCCGAAGTTTGACCTTGGCGGCCTTGATCGCCTTCTTCACCGCACCCGTCGCAGTCCCGCCGGTGGCCGTCCGCCGCTCAATACAGGCCTCTAGTGCGATGTAGGTAAAGACATCCTGCTTGAATAGCGGCGAGGCGGCCTGTAGCTCGTCCAGGGAAAGCTCCTCGATCCGACACCGCATGGCAAGCGCGCGCCGAACCAGCAGGCCTACCACCTCGTGAGCTTGCCGGAATGGCATCCCCTTACGCACCAGGTAGTCGGCCAGATCGGTGGCGTTGAGGAATCCATCCTCTGTCGCCTCCCGCATCCGATCCGCACAGAACGTAAGTGTGCTCACCAGCGACGCCATGACGAGGAGGGTCGCCTTGACAGATTCCGCGCTGTCGAAGAGAGGTTCCTTGTCCTCTTGCAGATCGCGGTTGTAGCTGAGCGGCAATCCCTTGACGACGGTGAGTAGTGCTACCAGGTCGCCGTACACGCGGCCGGTCTTCCCTCGTGCCAGCTCTGCAACGTCTGGATTCTTTTTCTGGGGCATCATACTGGAACCGGTGGCAAAGGCGTCAGGCAGCTCAATAAATCCGAACTCTGC
Proteins encoded:
- a CDS encoding DUF2950 domain-containing protein; this encodes MSSSFRQARPTLIRRLTIAVVVALLIGAARSQDALAAAPRQRTFASPGEAVQSLVKAVKTGNLKALAAILGPEGRPLLASGDAVADAQDREHFIRAYEQSHKLEHPTKTKAVVVIGQDEWPLPIPVVKEGDTWHFDTAVGKEEILNRLIGRNELNTMQVCLAYVDAQREYARVAREGNGLLTYAMKFQSDEGKHNGLYWPTKEGEGLSPLGVLVANARAEGYSRKAWESKPSPYHGYVYRILTAQGPDAPDGAYDYVVNDKMIGGFALVAYPAQYGVSGIMTFLVNHQGVIYEKDLGPDTEHLARAMRTYNPDQTWKQAGASPPPTR
- a CDS encoding outer membrane protein assembly factor BamE produces the protein MKRSWNLLLPMILLTLLALAGCQTAPVGPDEKLTVGQVQKEIRVGMSGAEVAQVLGSPNVVTTDELRREVWIYDKIATTSANSGYVGGLLTLVFVIPYGYSSSTTQQTLTVIVKFDEHKKVRDFAYHASRF
- a CDS encoding DUF3300 domain-containing protein, yielding MTMKDAARRAVLGILILALAPPSCALGQLPQPSSPPPADAPAASTFQQEELEQLLAPIALYPDALLAQILMAATYPLEVVRAARWVQANPNVEGPQLEAAMQQQPWDPSVKSLTAFPQVLVMMDTNLDWAQKLGDAFLAQQPDVMATIQTLRSKAQAAGYLQSTPQQTVVAEPQAIRIEPAAPQIVYVPIYDPTVVYGPWWAPAYPPYYWYPPGYVVGTSGISFGIGLTVGALLWGGFDWHHHSVTIVNVHHYNTFSRTTFRNSTWHHDVVHRRGVPYHDPGVRERFGQGPLPGAGAREPFRGRAQEVPRQPGSRGASLPPGGGSAARVGKGPQSAPAAPQAPRAPRPPAALEGLGRGGETRSFSDRGRTSRMGTGAARPAPSVPRAPAGGSRIGGGGGRK
- the tatA gene encoding twin-arginine translocase TatA/TatE family subunit, which encodes MFGLGVQELLIILIIVMLLFGASRLPELGSGLGKAIRGFKDSLTGKDAIDVTPKKEKGEDKRSGEGKG
- the selB gene encoding selenocysteine-specific translation elongation factor — encoded protein: MKHIIIGTAGHIDHGKTSLVKALTGIDTDRLKEEKERGISIELGFANLALSDDLQLGIVDVPGHERFVKTMLAGVGGIDLVVLVIGADEGVMPQTREHLHICELLQVKRGVVALTKVDLVEPDWLEMVQADLKGFLAGTFLEGAPVVAVSAVTGQGLPQLQAVLREAAETIEPKRHDGIFRLPIDRVFTIKGFGTVVTGTLWSGTVRAGDEVVVLPLELRSRVRRLQVHGHTVEQAWAGQRIAVNLPGLEVDQLNRGDFLAFPGALKPTMAFDASLALLKDAPRALRNRARVRFHLGTSEILARVVLLDREELKPGEETFVHLRLEAMAGALAGDRYVIRSYSPAMTVGGGSILDPNPPVKRRVKAPLLEHLKVLQTGTSGQQIERLLLQAGPVPITLDALRVSASLDETTLRREITRLIEDGVAMALGTKGDPGYVHRQCYDRLAAEVLSRLEDFHKQEPLKDGLPKEELRSKLHQVGPVLFARLLQDLAQTQRIAIDREKVRNFLHRPTLSATEQAVKERLAAIYQKAGFQPPDLEPALVQAGADSKTGITIFHRLADEGTVVKIKDNLYLHRDHYSHAKEMLLDHFTLHAAISVQQFKELLGVSRKFAIPFLEHFDSAKLTRRLGDERVPYA